One window of the Cryptomeria japonica chromosome 7, Sugi_1.0, whole genome shotgun sequence genome contains the following:
- the LOC131856334 gene encoding uncharacterized protein LOC131856334, with product MCFSAAWWASFGDEIPNLRWMAVRILSQPCSSSACERNWSVFEHIHSKKRNRLSQQRLNDLVFVHHNLRLKIRKAQGTIEECLPIDLDEIYPECELIAADDADDDDDDDVDDDYVVADRPLVSEDFDIMRQANFRPEWVEGIRTGSCPGASSSGPPAL from the exons atgtgtttttcagctgcatggtgggcttcttttggagatgaaataccaaatttaaggtggatggcggtgcgtattttgagccaaccatgtagctcatcagcttgtgagcgtaattggagtgtgtttgaacacatacattctaagaaacgcaaccgcctatcacaacaacggctgaatgacttggtatttgttcatcacaacctccgcttgaagataaggaaagctcaag GAACTATTGAGGAATGCTTGCCAATTGACCTCGATGAGATATATCCAGAGTGCGAGTTGATTGCtgctgatgatgctgatgatgatgatgatgatgatgttgatgatgattatgttGTTGCTGATCGTCCGCTTGTgtctgaagattttgatatcatgaGGCAAGCCAACTTTCGTCCTGAATGGGTTGAAGGAATTAGGACAGGCTCTTGCCCAGGAGCTTCATCATCAGGGCCTCCtgccctctag